From the Cohaesibacter sp. ES.047 genome, one window contains:
- a CDS encoding DoxX family membrane protein, protein MPFLLQLNQFHKVIFCRLERALDGWFLGLSARLIFSSVLLFFFINSAMTKLGDGPLGLFEPSVGAYAQIIPPIVEAVGYDTSQIAFFPWKLIVIAGTVAEVVLPLLILLGLFSRLAALSFIGFIAVMSYVDIAFHKVEAETIGTLFDPVHNSAILDQRLLWLMPLLVLIIKGPGMISLDHLASKLLSRKQPGTAALSS, encoded by the coding sequence ATGCCCTTCCTGCTCCAGCTCAACCAGTTTCACAAAGTCATCTTCTGCCGACTTGAAAGGGCGCTCGATGGCTGGTTTCTGGGTCTGAGTGCAAGATTGATCTTCTCAAGCGTGCTGTTGTTCTTCTTTATCAATTCGGCCATGACCAAGCTTGGCGATGGTCCCCTTGGCCTGTTCGAACCTTCTGTCGGCGCCTACGCCCAGATCATCCCGCCCATCGTCGAGGCCGTCGGCTATGACACATCGCAGATCGCCTTCTTTCCATGGAAGCTGATCGTCATCGCAGGGACTGTCGCCGAGGTGGTTTTGCCTCTGCTCATTCTTCTGGGCCTGTTTTCGCGCCTCGCGGCCCTTAGCTTCATCGGCTTCATCGCGGTGATGAGCTATGTCGACATCGCCTTCCACAAGGTCGAAGCAGAGACCATCGGCACGCTTTTTGATCCGGTCCACAATTCAGCTATCCTTGATCAACGCCTCCTCTGGCTGATGCCACTCCTCGTCCTTATCATCAAGGGGCCGGGCATGATTTCCCTTGACCATCTGGCCTCCAAACTGCTTTCCCGCAAGCAACCCGGAACAGCGGCTCTTTCCTCTTGA